The following are encoded together in the Deinococcus aerolatus genome:
- a CDS encoding MerR family transcriptional regulator, with translation MLDIPPDWTGGIDDFVETANTWLARLLPLDRAARPKDEVNARLVRHYTTVGLLSLPTREGREARYERRHLLQLLALRRVMADGLSGKALYSVLSGQDEDGLARLAGEGVTLELEAVAASPAPSDALSYLQDLKARPRPRPRTKERGELANGTAVSGISKMVAGLSTSLAIQPLAFARTAFLDRELQSLNAVAAEPEPVPPPPTAVSLWRVTPRPGLELTLDAAFKTPQSEAEWEQLLTDLRVALATVDRL, from the coding sequence ATGCTGGACATCCCGCCCGACTGGACAGGGGGCATCGACGACTTCGTGGAGACCGCCAACACCTGGCTGGCCCGCCTGCTGCCCCTGGACCGCGCCGCCCGCCCCAAAGATGAGGTCAACGCCCGGCTGGTGCGCCACTACACTACGGTTGGCCTCCTCTCGCTGCCCACCCGCGAGGGGCGCGAGGCCCGCTATGAGCGCCGGCACCTGCTGCAACTGCTGGCGCTGCGCCGCGTGATGGCCGATGGCCTGAGCGGCAAGGCCCTGTACAGCGTGCTGTCGGGGCAGGATGAGGACGGTCTGGCGCGGCTGGCCGGAGAAGGGGTGACGCTGGAGCTGGAAGCGGTGGCCGCCAGCCCTGCGCCCAGCGACGCGCTGTCGTACCTTCAAGACCTTAAGGCCAGACCACGTCCCCGCCCCAGGACCAAGGAACGAGGAGAACTGGCGAATGGGACGGCTGTATCTGGGATCTCCAAAATGGTTGCAGGGCTCTCTACCTCCCTCGCGATTCAGCCTCTTGCATTTGCACGCACGGCATTTTTGGATAGAGAACTGCAGAGCCTTAATGCTGTGGCTGCGGAACCTGAACCGGTCCCACCCCCGCCTACAGCAGTTTCACTGTGGCGCGTCACACCCCGTCCCGGCCTGGAACTAACGCTGGACGCGGCGTTCAAGACGCCGCAATCCGAAGCCGAATGGGAACAGCTGCTGACCGATCTGCGCGTGGCATTGGCGACGGTTGACCGGCTATGA
- a CDS encoding ABC transporter substrate-binding protein, whose amino-acid sequence MKRLITLSLALTFTAAQAATTITIATVNNPDMVTMQKLTPEFTKKSPDINVKWVVLPENELRQKVTLDVASNAGGFDVATVGAYEVPIWAKNGWLDPLTPMFAKNPEIAKSYNLDDIIPGVRKALTVNSNLYAVPFYAESSMTYHNKDLFKAAGISMPQSPTWSQIQGFAAKIHNPSKGVYGICLRGLPGWGENMAVFSTVMNTFGGRWYDKDWNAQLDSAAWKNAMTFYVDTIKKYGPPGATGNGFTENLTLMSQGKCGMWVDATVAAGFLSDPSSSKITKSVGFANAPVGPGTPKGNHWYWSWNLAIPKSTKKEDAAFKFITWATSQEYIALVAKEKGSWASVPPGTRTSTYNNPNYKKAAGAFSGLVLGAINSADVTNATKEPVPYTGIQYVAIPQFQALGTQVGQFLAGAISGQTTVDQALKQAQDAAQKAAKEGGYQK is encoded by the coding sequence ATGAAACGACTGATCACGCTCAGCCTCGCCCTGACCTTCACTGCCGCCCAGGCTGCCACCACCATTACCATCGCCACCGTGAACAACCCGGACATGGTCACGATGCAGAAGCTGACGCCGGAGTTCACCAAGAAGTCCCCGGACATCAATGTGAAATGGGTGGTGTTGCCCGAGAACGAACTGCGCCAGAAGGTCACGCTGGACGTCGCGAGCAACGCGGGCGGCTTCGACGTCGCCACGGTGGGGGCCTACGAGGTGCCAATCTGGGCCAAGAACGGCTGGCTCGATCCGCTGACGCCGATGTTTGCCAAGAACCCCGAGATTGCCAAGAGTTACAACCTCGACGACATCATTCCCGGGGTCCGCAAGGCACTGACGGTGAACAGCAACCTGTACGCCGTGCCGTTCTATGCCGAGAGCAGCATGACGTACCACAACAAGGATCTGTTCAAGGCCGCAGGCATCTCCATGCCGCAAAGCCCCACCTGGAGCCAGATCCAGGGCTTCGCCGCCAAGATCCATAACCCCAGCAAGGGTGTATACGGCATCTGTTTGCGCGGCCTGCCCGGCTGGGGCGAGAACATGGCGGTGTTCAGCACCGTGATGAACACCTTCGGCGGGCGCTGGTACGACAAGGACTGGAATGCGCAGCTCGACTCCGCGGCTTGGAAGAACGCCATGACCTTCTACGTGGACACCATCAAGAAGTACGGTCCTCCCGGCGCCACCGGCAACGGCTTTACCGAGAACCTGACCCTGATGAGCCAGGGCAAGTGCGGCATGTGGGTGGACGCCACCGTGGCCGCCGGGTTCCTGAGCGATCCCAGCAGCTCCAAGATCACCAAGTCGGTAGGCTTTGCCAACGCGCCGGTCGGCCCCGGGACGCCCAAGGGCAACCACTGGTACTGGAGCTGGAACCTGGCGATTCCCAAGAGCACCAAGAAGGAGGACGCGGCCTTCAAGTTCATCACCTGGGCCACCAGTCAGGAGTACATCGCGCTGGTCGCCAAGGAAAAGGGCAGCTGGGCGTCGGTGCCTCCCGGCACCCGCACCAGCACCTACAACAACCCCAACTACAAGAAGGCCGCCGGCGCGTTCAGCGGTCTGGTTCTGGGCGCCATCAACAGCGCCGACGTGACCAATGCCACCAAGGAACCCGTTCCTTACACGGGCATCCAGTACGTCGCCATCCCGCAGTTTCAGGCGCTGGGCACGCAGGTCGGTCAGTTCCTGGCCGGGGCCATCAGCGGTCAGACCACCGTGGACCAGGCGCTGAAGCAGGCGCAGGACGCCGCCCAGAAGGCTGCCAAGGAAGGCGGTTACCAGAAGTAA
- a CDS encoding carbohydrate ABC transporter permease — protein MTTAVRPTTTTASPPAPKRGLKLTPAALIWPAMLYLILTTQVPFFMTIYYSFFNYNLVIPDNRPFIGFGNYATLLTNPQNLQVVWNTVVLAGGTLILTLLIGGAMAMLLNRNFPGRGLLRTLMISSFLVMPIVTAVVWKNMLLNPVFGFFSWVVASLGGQPVDWLAQYPMASVIAMITWEWTPFAMLILLTGLQSLPDDQLEAARLDGASPLQEFQHIVMPHWTQAIQVVVLMETIALLQVYGEIYGSTSGGPGLATTNLPYFIYQKAFAEYNIGLASAAGVITVILTNILAVYLLRMINRNNRTNKGG, from the coding sequence ATGACCACCGCCGTCCGTCCAACCACCACCACGGCCAGTCCACCCGCCCCCAAGCGCGGCCTCAAGCTGACGCCCGCCGCGCTGATCTGGCCGGCCATGCTCTACCTGATCTTGACCACGCAGGTGCCGTTCTTCATGACCATCTACTACTCGTTCTTCAATTACAACCTGGTTATTCCCGACAACCGCCCATTCATCGGCTTCGGCAATTACGCCACGCTGCTGACCAACCCTCAGAACCTGCAAGTCGTGTGGAACACCGTTGTGCTGGCGGGCGGCACCTTGATCCTGACCCTGCTGATCGGCGGCGCGATGGCGATGCTGCTCAACCGCAATTTTCCGGGGCGGGGACTGCTGCGCACCCTGATGATCAGCTCGTTTCTGGTGATGCCTATCGTCACGGCGGTGGTCTGGAAGAACATGCTCCTGAACCCAGTGTTCGGCTTCTTCTCGTGGGTGGTGGCCTCGCTGGGCGGGCAGCCGGTGGATTGGCTGGCGCAGTACCCGATGGCCAGCGTGATCGCCATGATCACCTGGGAGTGGACGCCGTTCGCCATGCTGATCCTGCTGACGGGACTGCAGAGCCTCCCCGACGATCAACTGGAAGCCGCCCGCCTGGACGGAGCCAGCCCCTTACAGGAGTTCCAGCACATCGTGATGCCGCACTGGACTCAGGCCATTCAGGTGGTGGTGCTGATGGAGACCATTGCCCTGCTTCAGGTCTACGGCGAGATCTACGGCTCGACTTCCGGGGGGCCGGGACTGGCCACCACCAACCTGCCGTATTTTATCTACCAGAAGGCATTCGCCGAGTACAACATCGGTCTGGCCAGCGCGGCGGGCGTGATCACCGTGATCCTGACCAACATCCTGGCGGTCTACCTGCTGCGGATGATCAACCGCAACAACCGGACCAATAAGGGGGGCTGA
- a CDS encoding LacI family DNA-binding transcriptional regulator — MARVSTIQDVARLAGVSATTAKRALRDPDKLTPETLMRVQEAIAQLHYEPDVRAGSLRGGQSRTVGLVVASIVEPFFAQFARAAARQLKAADYTLIISENEYSARLELPELRRLYGQRVAAIMLRPGYGPDSREYLERLRGRGLFILEYDYVPDDSAFPSVMLDNAQAMREAVAYLHGLGHTRIAALGTYDPVVHPEGRSRTFPQAMRERGLDVPPEYQRVTLLTEESAYALTHELLALPAPPSALIALTGTQAIGAFRAVHERGLDLPGDLSLLTFDNYPWTALVNPPITVIEQPVEQMAWMAAGAVLQALDGDLPPGEVERHVVLPGRLIVRGSCAPPRHPQLVSSL, encoded by the coding sequence ATGGCCCGCGTGTCAACGATTCAGGATGTCGCGCGGCTGGCCGGAGTCTCGGCCACCACGGCCAAACGGGCCCTGCGTGATCCGGACAAACTCACGCCCGAAACGCTGATGCGGGTGCAGGAGGCCATCGCGCAGCTGCACTACGAACCCGATGTGCGGGCCGGAAGCCTGCGCGGCGGCCAGAGCCGCACGGTGGGCCTGGTGGTGGCCAGCATTGTCGAGCCGTTCTTCGCGCAGTTCGCCCGCGCCGCCGCGCGGCAGCTCAAGGCCGCCGACTACACCCTGATCATCAGCGAGAACGAGTACAGCGCCCGGCTGGAGCTGCCTGAATTGCGCCGCCTGTACGGCCAGCGCGTGGCGGCGATCATGTTGCGGCCCGGCTACGGCCCGGACAGCCGGGAGTACCTGGAACGCCTGCGCGGGCGCGGCCTGTTTATTCTGGAGTACGACTACGTGCCGGACGATTCGGCGTTTCCCAGCGTGATGCTCGACAACGCCCAGGCGATGCGTGAAGCCGTAGCGTACCTGCACGGGCTGGGGCACACCCGGATCGCCGCGCTGGGCACCTACGATCCGGTGGTGCACCCGGAGGGCCGCTCACGGACGTTTCCGCAGGCCATGCGTGAGCGCGGCCTGGACGTGCCGCCTGAGTACCAGCGCGTGACGCTGCTCACCGAGGAGAGCGCTTACGCCCTGACGCACGAGTTGCTGGCCCTGCCCGCACCTCCCAGCGCCCTGATCGCCCTAACCGGCACCCAGGCCATCGGCGCGTTCCGGGCCGTACATGAGCGAGGGCTGGACCTGCCCGGCGACCTGTCGCTGCTGACCTTTGACAATTACCCCTGGACCGCGCTTGTCAATCCGCCCATCACAGTCATTGAGCAGCCGGTGGAACAGATGGCTTGGATGGCGGCCGGTGCGGTGTTGCAGGCGCTGGACGGCGACCTCCCCCCGGGGGAAGTGGAGCGGCACGTGGTCCTGCCGGGGCGCCTGATCGTACGCGGCAGCTGCGCCCCGCCCCGCCATCCGCAGCTTGTCTCCAGCCTTTAG
- a CDS encoding vWA domain-containing protein, which produces MPHDHAPRIELLPLKAGLPAGQDSEITVLARISAASAPPPGSQRAPLNLSLVIDRSGSMQGQPIEMARRAVQLALRMMQPQDRVSVVSFDGHVETVAAPQLVEDPQALCRLVEGVTSRGNTALHAGWLEGAMLTAQFHDPGALNRVLLLSDGQANNGETRTNVIAQHVRGLTSRGVGTSTVGLGRSYDETLLQAMADAGDGNYEHIEDASALPAFFSAEMQGLTRTTGQTVSLGVEANPALGSLRQEMLNDLPQNPQGRWMLPNLVDGRPLEVVFTVQVPAQAAGSSLGVTRVRLAWTDRSGARHRLRTQLNLPVLDAPAYQGLGEDERVRVAAERLRAARVREEAAAYAEAGQVHLSREALIRERGRLMALNAPGLACEAEALGQLDADFGLDEQLARKRAVSQSYNTRRSKPQ; this is translated from the coding sequence ATGCCGCACGACCACGCCCCCCGCATCGAACTGCTGCCCCTCAAAGCCGGCCTTCCCGCCGGCCAGGACAGTGAAATTACTGTTCTGGCCCGGATCTCTGCGGCCAGCGCCCCACCCCCCGGGAGCCAGCGGGCGCCCCTGAATCTTTCCCTGGTTATTGACCGCAGCGGCTCGATGCAGGGGCAGCCCATCGAGATGGCCCGCCGCGCCGTACAGCTGGCCCTGCGGATGATGCAGCCCCAGGATCGCGTGAGCGTCGTCTCGTTTGACGGACACGTGGAGACGGTGGCGGCCCCGCAACTTGTGGAAGACCCACAGGCGCTGTGCCGACTGGTGGAAGGCGTGACCAGCCGGGGCAACACAGCCCTGCACGCCGGCTGGCTGGAAGGCGCGATGCTCACGGCACAATTTCATGATCCGGGCGCGTTGAACCGGGTGCTGCTGCTCAGCGACGGTCAGGCCAACAATGGTGAGACGCGGACCAACGTGATTGCCCAGCATGTACGCGGCCTGACCTCGCGCGGCGTGGGCACCAGCACGGTGGGCCTGGGCCGCAGCTACGACGAGACGCTGCTTCAGGCGATGGCCGATGCGGGCGACGGCAACTACGAACACATTGAGGACGCCTCTGCACTGCCCGCCTTCTTCAGCGCTGAGATGCAGGGCCTGACCCGCACCACCGGCCAGACGGTCAGCTTGGGCGTCGAGGCCAATCCGGCCCTGGGCAGCCTGCGCCAGGAGATGCTCAATGACCTGCCACAAAATCCCCAGGGCCGCTGGATGTTGCCCAATCTGGTGGACGGCCGTCCGCTGGAGGTGGTGTTCACGGTGCAGGTGCCCGCGCAGGCGGCGGGCTCCTCGCTGGGCGTGACGCGGGTGCGCCTGGCCTGGACGGACCGTAGCGGCGCCAGGCATCGTCTGCGCACCCAGCTGAATCTGCCTGTCCTGGACGCACCTGCATACCAGGGGCTGGGCGAGGATGAGCGGGTGCGCGTGGCGGCCGAGCGCCTGCGGGCCGCACGGGTGCGCGAGGAAGCGGCGGCGTACGCGGAGGCCGGACAGGTTCACCTGTCGCGCGAGGCGCTGATCCGCGAACGCGGGCGCCTGATGGCCCTGAACGCTCCAGGGCTGGCCTGCGAGGCCGAAGCGCTTGGGCAGCTGGACGCCGACTTTGGCCTGGACGAGCAACTGGCCCGCAAACGGGCGGTCAGCCAGAGCTACAACACCCGGCGCAGCAAGCCCCAGTAA
- a CDS encoding glycoside hydrolase family 15 protein produces the protein MTAPTSPSPQIRDLGLLSNRRSAALVTSLGEVVWYCPGRFDAPSLLARLLDDERGGSWAVDLPGAVGGGRRYLGDGGHLESVLRTGTRHAELTITDFMPYGDGLPCGVCRVLSQAPQPYRLVLNAAPDYARRAVTLSQDGAAVQIDGRHWLYASHPAQIQGESVVVEVPAGEAAWAFLSDERLEAVPDWETVTRWREASLLNWQNLTTHATYQGPYQDAVRASLRALRLLTDHTGNATIAAPTTSLPEVLGGEKNWDYRYVWLRDAGMVVSALTRAGGDGSEGRAFLSFICAQATPQHGLPASPFLTVDGGEPPEETELDLAGYGDSRPVQIGNGARGQLQLDAYGNVLLAAKLIYERFGTREHWGVIERLAEFLCGHWQDDDYGIWEERRKRPYVAGKVLAAVALEYIAGHSRDPAQAARWMAAAEAARVWVAGNALTAAGAYAYVAGEEGVDVTAVLYPVWGFCAPDSPEMLATLAALEGEYCQDHLYWRHLADDDRREGAFLAGTLWVAQYWVMRDPPRARVILDAVLAYANDLGLLPEMADPRTREPLGNGPQTFVHAALIGLVVDLAAAERAQETP, from the coding sequence ATGACCGCCCCCACTTCCCCCTCTCCCCAGATCCGCGACCTGGGCCTGCTGAGCAACCGCCGCAGCGCCGCACTGGTCACGTCCCTGGGCGAGGTGGTGTGGTACTGCCCGGGACGTTTCGACGCGCCCTCGCTGCTGGCCCGGCTGCTGGACGACGAACGCGGCGGCTCGTGGGCCGTCGATCTGCCGGGCGCAGTCGGGGGGGGGCGCCGCTATCTGGGCGACGGGGGCCATCTGGAATCGGTGTTGCGTACCGGGACACGGCACGCAGAGCTGACCATCACCGATTTCATGCCTTATGGAGACGGCCTGCCGTGTGGCGTGTGCCGCGTCCTCTCGCAGGCACCCCAGCCTTACCGGTTGGTCCTGAACGCCGCGCCCGATTACGCCCGCCGCGCCGTCACCTTGAGTCAGGACGGCGCGGCGGTGCAGATAGACGGTCGGCACTGGCTGTACGCGTCGCACCCAGCCCAGATTCAGGGCGAGTCGGTGGTGGTGGAGGTGCCCGCAGGCGAGGCCGCCTGGGCCTTTCTGAGCGACGAACGCCTGGAAGCCGTGCCCGACTGGGAAACCGTGACGCGCTGGCGCGAGGCGTCGCTGCTGAACTGGCAGAACCTGACCACCCACGCCACCTACCAAGGGCCGTATCAGGACGCCGTGCGCGCCTCACTGCGGGCGCTGCGGCTGCTGACGGACCACACCGGCAACGCAACCATCGCGGCCCCCACCACCAGCCTGCCCGAGGTCCTGGGCGGCGAGAAGAACTGGGACTACCGCTACGTCTGGCTGCGCGACGCGGGCATGGTGGTCAGCGCCCTGACCCGCGCCGGGGGCGACGGCAGCGAGGGCCGGGCCTTCCTGTCCTTTATCTGCGCCCAGGCCACACCGCAACACGGTCTGCCGGCATCCCCCTTTCTTACCGTGGACGGCGGTGAGCCGCCCGAGGAAACCGAACTCGACCTTGCGGGGTACGGGGACAGCCGCCCGGTCCAGATCGGTAACGGGGCGCGCGGACAGCTGCAGCTCGACGCCTACGGCAACGTGTTGCTGGCCGCCAAACTGATCTACGAGCGCTTCGGCACCCGCGAACACTGGGGGGTGATCGAGCGGTTGGCCGAGTTCCTGTGCGGGCACTGGCAGGACGACGATTACGGCATCTGGGAGGAGCGCCGGAAGCGTCCCTACGTGGCCGGTAAGGTGCTGGCCGCCGTTGCGCTGGAATACATCGCCGGGCACAGCCGGGACCCGGCGCAGGCCGCACGCTGGATGGCGGCGGCAGAGGCAGCCCGCGTCTGGGTGGCAGGCAACGCACTCACTGCCGCGGGCGCCTACGCCTACGTGGCCGGTGAGGAAGGGGTGGACGTGACAGCGGTCCTGTACCCGGTGTGGGGCTTCTGCGCTCCCGATTCGCCTGAGATGCTGGCCACGCTGGCGGCGCTGGAGGGTGAGTACTGTCAGGACCACCTGTACTGGCGACACCTGGCCGACGATGACCGCCGCGAAGGCGCGTTTCTGGCCGGAACATTGTGGGTGGCCCAGTACTGGGTGATGCGCGACCCGCCGCGGGCGCGCGTGATTCTGGACGCGGTGTTGGCCTACGCCAACGACCTGGGCCTGCTGCCCGAGATGGCCGATCCCCGCACCCGGGAGCCGCTGGGCAACGGACCACAGACCTTCGTTCACGCCGCCCTGATCGGCCTGGTGGTGGACCTGGCCGCGGCCGAGCGGGCGCAGGAGACACCGTGA
- a CDS encoding carbohydrate ABC transporter permease, giving the protein MTTVPSTSAPVRRDKSRIKVRNTVLTVITYAVALAFLFPLVWMFLAAFKTEAEAFASPPVFAFTPILENFKNALPSYFPALKNSVIAAVGSTVLAFVLGLPAAFALAVYPTTRAQNTLTWMLSTKMMPAVGVIVPLFLLFRNLSLLDTLPGLILMYTTMNLPLVVWMMHSYMTEIPFAIYEAAKVDGASVAQEFFRIALPLSAPGMAATALLAVIFAWNEVFFAVNLTSSDAAPLSVFISSFKTSMGLFWAQMSAAAVLTVLPVLIFGWVAQRQLVRGLSFGAVK; this is encoded by the coding sequence ATGACCACCGTACCCAGCACTTCAGCGCCGGTCAGACGGGACAAGAGCCGCATCAAGGTGCGCAACACCGTGCTGACCGTGATCACCTACGCCGTGGCTCTCGCCTTCCTGTTCCCGCTGGTGTGGATGTTTCTGGCCGCCTTCAAGACCGAGGCCGAGGCCTTTGCCAGCCCACCCGTCTTTGCCTTCACGCCGATCCTGGAGAACTTCAAGAACGCGCTGCCCAGTTACTTTCCGGCGTTGAAAAATAGCGTGATCGCCGCCGTCGGCAGCACCGTGCTGGCGTTCGTGCTGGGGCTGCCCGCCGCGTTTGCGCTGGCCGTCTACCCCACCACCCGCGCGCAGAACACGCTGACTTGGATGCTGTCCACCAAGATGATGCCGGCCGTGGGCGTGATCGTGCCGCTGTTCTTACTGTTCCGTAACCTGAGCCTGCTCGACACCCTGCCGGGACTGATCCTGATGTACACCACCATGAACCTGCCGCTGGTGGTCTGGATGATGCACAGTTACATGACCGAGATCCCCTTTGCCATCTACGAGGCCGCCAAGGTGGACGGCGCGTCGGTGGCGCAGGAATTCTTTAGGATCGCGCTGCCGCTGTCCGCGCCGGGTATGGCGGCCACCGCGCTGCTGGCAGTGATCTTCGCGTGGAATGAGGTCTTCTTTGCGGTGAACCTCACCAGTTCGGACGCCGCGCCGCTGAGCGTGTTCATCAGCTCATTCAAGACCAGCATGGGCCTGTTCTGGGCACAAATGAGCGCCGCCGCCGTCCTGACTGTGCTGCCGGTGCTGATCTTCGGCTGGGTGGCCCAGCGCCAGCTGGTGCGCGGCCTGAGTTTCGGGGCAGTCAAATAA